Proteins encoded within one genomic window of Myxococcales bacterium:
- a CDS encoding polymer-forming cytoskeletal protein encodes MAAKEPCHIGSSITVTGQISGNQDLVVEGRVEGRVGLDSKLFVEESGAVEADVDVIEADIRGALKGEVVARKVATLHPSARVVGVIRAPQIVVAEGAQFSGTVEMDVELPPELTAGA; translated from the coding sequence ATGGCCGCAAAAGAGCCCTGTCACATTGGAAGCAGCATCACTGTCACTGGCCAGATCTCCGGCAACCAGGACTTGGTCGTCGAAGGGCGCGTCGAAGGGCGCGTGGGACTCGACAGCAAGCTCTTCGTGGAAGAGTCGGGCGCCGTCGAGGCTGACGTCGACGTGATCGAAGCCGACATCCGCGGGGCGCTCAAGGGCGAAGTCGTCGCCCGCAAGGTGGCCACGTTGCACCCCAGTGCCCGCGTGGTGGGGGTCATCCGGGCTCCTCAGATCGTGGTGGCTGAAGGGGCTCAGTTTTCCGGCACGGTGGAAATGGACGTCGAGCTCC